A segment of the Cololabis saira isolate AMF1-May2022 chromosome 3, fColSai1.1, whole genome shotgun sequence genome:
ccttcacgaggagcgaccaggatttcaaacacgcttgattttcttgcgacctcacgattcgtgatcgggagctcgtcgagaggtgttgtgttgtgtacagtgtgtacaattttagttccagtggtactatggtgatctcatatgctctttgtaagtaatggtctggtgctgctcattgcaaaaataaattgtagcctggtgcaaatacccgcctggttcttataaacgcctggggtccaagtggatttagcatattaaacgcccgggctactaaatggtcatctacggtacttgagaggggaagatttttttttattgtgcacttcgagaaaaaagttgaaatgtcgaaaaaaaagtcaaaatgttgagattaagtcgaaattttgtgaataaagttgaaattttgcctttttttcgcaacatttcaactttattcacgaaattttgatttttttcttgaaattgtatttcaacattaatctcgacattttgacttttttctcaacatttccacttttttctcaaagtgcataatgaaaaaaaaaatcttcctcttctaaaatattatttttattttcctcctgcctggccctaatactcttccgtacttacacacacacacgtcagaaaacatttttaaaaaatcttTCCGTTTCCTAAATGTCCTTTGGTCACCACAAAGAAGCTACATTGCAGACTGTAgaaaagtaaacaaacaaatatttaGACTAATcctaaaaaaattatattatttcaACATAAATAAATCTTCTGATTTGAATTATCTGGTAGAGAATAGGTttagctctctctctcttgtaAGTACAAGGAGAATCCTTCCCATTGCTCTGCAGTAGTTATATTTAGCCTTCAGCAGTTTTCAAGAAGTTACTCTACACTGaagaaactcaaaatcttaccatgaatatttgtcttatttctagttaaaatgtctcatttttagtcaaaaaatctcattacacttagaacaagactcattaccagaaaaataacttgttatttgacaattttcacctgtttcaggtaaattttccacttgaaataagtagaaaaaatctgccagtggaacaagatttatcttctcattacaagcaaaaaaaatcttgttccactggcagattttttctaccgtattttctggactataaactgcacccgctctatttaaaaaaaaaagatatttagccaCAGATaattatgttgttagattagatatttactacatgtacagaaggattttgaactgtaaatgatgtacatgtttgtacctaaatagattctttcctaacagtgtcttttaacacggcagcaactttgctgattaaaacgggacagaaccaagagaaaataaccactatttatttatctatttatctgtttgaaatctgcttctacctacttgtatctgctaaagaagtagtAACGTATTCTTccatgcatttattttgtcttagttttgattctatttccggttagagcgccccgagcggtggaagaaaaatccacagaatagctgcacctttgtataagctgcatggttgaaaacctatgaaaaaagtagcggcttatagtccagaaaatacagtacttattttaagtgaaaatctacttgaaacaggtgaaaattgtcaaataacaagttatttttctggtaatgacacttgttttaagtgcaatgagatttgtttgactaaaaatgagacattttaactagaaatacgacaaatattcttgttaagattatgagtttttgcagtgtacactcTGTGCCGGAAACATCCCGGTGCCACGGCTAAGACACCAGCTATCTTAAGGACCTTTCCCAACCCCCGCTGGATAAACGGTGTTGCTGCACGGCACCAACCGGCCCCGGCGTTGCCGCTAGGTCCCGCTAGGTCCTGCACGTGAGCACGTCTGCGAAGGGTCCCAGCACGCTCTTGTTGAAGATGCACCTGACCCACACCAGGTAGGTGGTGAAGGGCTTGATGTTCTCAGAGAAGGTGTAGTTCTGCTGGGGGAGGATGTACGGCATGTAGGTGTTCTCCCCCTGCTCCTGGATCCACACCTCATACTTCACCTCCCTCACTTTCAGGTACTTCAGATTCCAGGGGATGTGCCAGGCCACCGTGAGCTTGGCCTCGTTGGTGTTCTGCACCGACGTGTGGCACTGGGCCTCCCTGACCCGGCCGGGGTGGACCACGCCGGCCGCCTTGTTCTTCTTCGTACTGGGCTTGGACTTCATGCCGTCTCTGAGCACCTCCAGGAAAGACGGGACGTCCACCAGGGTGTCCTGGTAGATCCGGAAGAGCCACTCCGGGTTGCGGCAGCACAGGTGCCGGGCGACTTCCTTGCTGGCCAGGATCCTCTCCTGCTCGTCCTTCCCCAGGTGAGCGATCCCTCCCTGCTCCCAGGGCCGGTCCGGGTGGGTGACCGTGTTCTCCTCCTCGGTGTTCCTCCAGGAGACGTAGTGCAGGTCCATGCCCGGGAGGGAGGCCAGGGTTTTGTAGGGGGCGTACTGCTCCGGGTTGACGGCGAAGGGGAACAGCTCCACGACGACGGCCCCTCTGGGCAGGAACAGGGAGGTGATGAGCTGGGCTCCGTGCATGCTGACCAGCATGGACGCCCCGCTGACCGCCTGGACGATGCTGGGGAAGGACTGCTCGTCCAGGGACACGGTGACCACCCTCATCTGGAACTCCTGGGCCATGGCCATGATCAGCTCCGCCTCGTTCAGGATAAGCCTCGTTGTTGAGCGACTAAACACAACAATGTACTCATCgctcttctctctttctttctcctgcTCGGCACTTCCTCCGTCCTTCTCCTTCTCCGACTCCTGCGACGTTGTGATGTTCATTTTCTCCATCAGGGCCATGGCAAACTGCCTGATCTCGTTCCCCGAGACCAAAATGTTGGCTTTGGGCCCTTGTGGTTGGACGAACCCGTACTGGTACCAGGTGGTCATTTTGGACAAACCAACGTAGGATTTAGTGAAACACATGAGCTTCCCAAAGTTCCTCAGCTGCTCTTTGAGTAAAGGCTGCTTGCTGCTGAGGAGTCGGTAGAGGTCAAAGTGCGGGCCTTCGCCCCAGCCCTCCATGAACACCAGGCGAGCTTCATTATTCAAATCCGAATACTGCTTCATGGTGTAGAAGGCTGGGAGCAAGTCGTCGTGGAATATATGCATGAGGTTATCGGGATTAAACCTGTTCAGGATTAGCGTCACGTCTGGGACGAACACAGGTTTGGGCATAAATTTCAGCGCTGCAGCCGGGAGCTCTAGGAAGTTGAAGTATTGGGTGTTGTGGTCCTCCACTGAAGACAGGTCCAGAAGGGCGGGCTGGAAGCGCCGGGAGCCCAGGTTGGGCAGCATGACGGAGGAGTTGGAGTGGAAGAACACGAACTCCTCGGCCTCCGAGCTGTAGCAGAGGTAGTCGAAGCGGCAGATGCGGTCCGTGTGCATCTTGCCCGTGCAGACCATGCGGGTGCCGTGCTCCTGCAGGGCCTGCAGGGCCACGTGGTAGTCGATGCGAGCCTGCGACAGCTCCTGGGACTGCTGCGTCATGtgcagctcctcctccagctgcgAGGCGTGCTCCAACAGCTTGGAGTACTTCCATAGCAGAGCTGCCACCACAGAGACCAGTAGCCCGTTGAGCAAGGCACCCACACTCATCCTGCAGCCGGACACCGCCGCCCGCATGGCCGCCGCCACTGGGCACCCGCCTCCCAACTCTACCGGGCCTCAGACCGCAGGGAGGGAGGCCAAGACATCTGCCGCCGGACAGAGACCTGGAGGGGGAGATGGAGAGATTAGGAAGGAGTGACAGGAATCTGGATGATGTACAGCAATCCctggctataacgcggttcacctttcacgtctcgctgcttcatggatttgcattgtgcatcgtgttctacattctgattggctaaacagtctccccgcttcttcacttcctgtgtcaataacgttggttgcttagcaacaatgctgagaacggccaatgagcttcagcagcagctcaagaacggtaactttgatgaatcgttcattacagtctcagatataatccatggtggcatgtcggtttagaagaatctttttgcccagaagaaaaaagagcaacaacaacgacccataactatgttctacTCTgggaaaaacacacctgcaccgcgggaaATCATTTGCAAAACACCTACAGTGCAACAGTTAATatcaataacagaataaaagagaggaaagaacctGGCTGGCCCTGAGGAGGTGGTTGCTGGTTCTCCCTCCTAACTTGTGTCTCAAGTCCAGTCCTCTTTCCCTTCATAACGGCACAATTGTCCAGTAGAAAACTTGTGACTTGTTTCCGCTCAAGCTCATAAGATTGCAGGACATCTTCTAGTTCCAGCAGAAGTGCTGAAGCATTGGCAAGATTAACTTTTCTGCTTGCCAGATGTTGAGTTGTTACTCTGCCATATCATCATCAAAAAAGCTGACAATATCCCGTAGCCTATCAACACATATTTAAATGTAAACGTTAAAGTTAcccatcttttcattttttttaattgaaatcagtcaaaccctgcacgccgagaaaaaaataaatagaaaatactttaagccctgtatccgagttaaaatgttcaactaatgttgatgttgatgttgacatGAGgtcttaaggctgagttatggttctgcgtcaaaacgacgctgtgcctacgccgtgcctacgccgtgtggtacgcgtcgacgcgtaccacacggcgtaggcacggcgtcactgacctgcacctcccaaaatttgtaactacgcgtcgaggcgactcagaccaaacgcagactgagagggctgtgattggtttgcttggtagcaacgcatttacGGTTTCCGGTtcgaagcagtcgtgaactttcagccctcttttcttcgtgtatgtgtgatttttttggttttgtttttttgcacaatagttgtctctttgatttactgtgccCGGAAAAGtctgataaaccattcaggaaaagattgcgaacaagcggtcgcggggggtactgcaccgcggagaaatggagtgacggagaagtctggaGGGTTCACGActgcgtcacggtgacggcgtaggcacggtgacggcgtaggcagaaccataattcaggctctaGTCGTCAGGCCGAACCAACACCACTGATCCAGACTGTTCGGGGAGCTCCTTGCTTTTCAGAGTTTCAGCTCTCTTAAACCGGCTGTTTACCTTTGAAAAACAAATGAACCAGTCCCCTTACCTTACGTCCCCTGACATCCACCCCCAATGTAGAGACTAATTACCCTGTGAGAGGGCAGCGAGGACAGAACCAGAGTTCTGCTCTTAACTCTCCTCATCTCCATAGCAGGAGAACAAGTGAGTCATTGAGGCTCAGACCGACCAAAGGCTAAAGGCCGACTCTGCCTGCAGACACCACACAACCAGCACGCTGTATACGCATTTAAAGCTGTGCTTTAGCTTACAACAAATGTATCCTTGGCATACACTTCTTAATGTTACACATCAATGCATATTTAGGCACTAACTTGGGAACTCAAATCTGAGCTGTGAGGAGAGAAACAACGACCGAAAAAATGAGCTTCAGAGTCGCCTTTACCTTTCAGAAACTCACCTGCGTAGTAAAATAATTCAGCCAAACCCAGCCAACAAAAGCACTCATATCGCATAATATTTCTATGACTGTGCttttacaaaaacaacagcTTCATAATCTCCACTGCATCATTATATTGCTGTTTTGCGCTCTCATCCTGCTGCTCCTCCGACTCTGTTCTGCAGGAGCTGAGTAGTCAGTCCCCGGGCTATTTTTGACATTCATGCGCATAAAATATGTCACGAGCAACAAGGGCATTTTTAGATCAAACTGAAGAAAAGAACACGTGAACAGAATGGTCACGTGGCCATCCGAAGAGAGACACCTTCAATTACATTACATCACTGATATTTGTcatttttaaatgaatgaaacacATCTTAAAACGTTACTTTTCTTCCTTACCAGATGTGCTTAAGCTCTTTGATCTCCACATGGGGACTAATTCTTTGGTAcccttccattaaagaaagaaagaaaattcaaTGGTCAGGGAAATAACTTGAAgctgacaaaaaaataatcatttacTGGTAAGTTGACTGATGAAAATCTGAAATTGCTTTTGCATTGTGGTCCAACAGaatcattaacaaaattaaTGAATGGACAATGAAACTGGCCTTGTCAAATTATTTTCTACCCCTACAAAAGATtgaaaataatgtatttaaagCGTGGAAAGTTGTGTGCTGTGTGGTATCACGGTGTTCaccactaggcctgtgttgaaaagaaaagaaaaaaaaaaaaaatcgattttccgattctaaatcgattctcatattaattcctaaaattcgatttgtatgtctaaagatcgatttttttttttcatcatcattACAATTTGGTACAACTTGGTAttcttttgtttatgcccaaaaaaggaatgttttgttggacacgagaataactggtgccatgtttttgcctttaaatatgtttaaaagtatgtaaacattaaagttttcagttataattgcataaattgtctatatttcattactttatatactgtcttggggttacatttgcataaaatgctaaaaaccaaattctcaaaaaaaaaaaaacggaaatagacggaaatggaaaaaataaaaacggaatgtgggaaaaaaatcaaaccgatttcatacgtctctgtttcctccctggatctgtttggtaattctgacccaccaTGTTTCcaaaagcagttctatcagcattctgggagctgattggtccttacagcagcattagctgcaatacttgctgttaaatctcaatataataccagtattaatatgttgcagaactacagtcatataattcatgcaacagctcaaaaaactgttttaataacactaacccaaatcaatatcggaatcaaatcgaatcttgataatcgattctgaaactaaagaatcagaatcaaatcgattcttgacatttgaatcgatccccagccctaatcacCACACTGACCATGGACCAAAGCAAGCAAAGGAGAGAGTTGTCTGAGGCGACCAGAAAAAATATACAATCGATAAGCATGTGAAAGGTTGAGACTGGAAACCGTCTCCAAGCAGCATGACATTTCCTGTGACTACGGTTGGACATTTCTGTCGTGACATTTGgggtccacaggactgtagccgACCCCCCCCCTGGATGTGGACACGAGAGGAGAACTAGGAATGGAAACCAAAGAGAACAGAACAACTTCCAGAGAGAGTCAAGGGGAACTCCAAGGTCAGGGTCATCAGTGTCAGATCAATAATCACTGATGGAACCAGCCTGGATGACTGAGGAAGACTCCGCTGTCAGAAGCAAATCATACAAAAGCCAGACTAGAATTTCTCAAAATGCATATTGACGAGTGATAAAGCTTCTGGGAGGATTCCTCTGGAGAGATGAGACAAATCTCTTCTGCAGTGACTGCCTGAAAAGGCCTTTTTATCCAAGCTGTTGTCATTAGTtgttttgcgatacaaaaacgtcacgatacgtgtcgtggaggtgacaaactgtatcgcgatactgggttattattgtttactagtaacatcctattggtgcagcgggatcacgtgacgaccgcgcctcgacccgcggaccaaaatctgactccgctcagaagaaactagtaccgttttgtggtcccgatcacaggactcttgggggttttgagctctgaacttttacttataaggtgagcatgaatcaatgtttttatgatgtaaagattgtgtcgtccccaaaggtgggaggatgaaacgataacggggttcaccttacggcctcaggctggagcaggtgaagctctgagctctggcacaAGATCAATCAACAGTCATCAACcttccctgctactgcttttgtcttgtcttgtcttgtcttgtcttcagagcctctcattttcactcctccgaaaactctgtaatcatggaattgattaactggtctctcagtaCAATTGACaaaatttttgcgacgagaagtgagggggttagggagccctcttgccccaaTGGGaatttttttgctggatacacaatggattcctacaaaaacCGGAAGCCGTTGTGCCTCAAGATTATGtccgtcgaggacgttgaagacgccttcataattggatttatgatagcaggatttcttctaattggagtgAGGATTTTCCTGGCCTATCGACAATCGCGTAAGTCGGCGACAGCCGTTCTGGCCCTTTCTGAGCTGCCCGACGTTGCTGAAGGAATGAGCATGGGGATCAGCACTCAAACCTTAACGCTGGGAGAGCAAGGCCGCAAGCTAGATGCGATTCTTggacagaatcgcaggctagcaGCGGTCttcgagctcattggcaagatggagaacaCCTTGGAGAAGCCGGGaactcggcttggcgggaattgatcacaaattcgtctgtttggagtcgccattgaggaaTCAGAGACTTaacggcagacggaaaattactggagtctgccggtttcctttctttcatacaattgttgattctataatctgaccttgacagggcagCTTGGCTCGCTGCTCGGAgtcacaatctctctggtggaatgtaaacaagcgGCTCTGcccccccactagccctccccttctCTCAAAACATCTGTGGACTTGTTTACAGAACTGTAACTTCAACGCCTTCCCTggctcccctcttatcagcccccctgacaCGGACTTCGGGTTCGAGCGCCACGCTGCCGCGGTCCTCACTTGGATGGACTGTGCCGGGatcgcccccccaccccaacttGCCCACCCCCCATACCCACAAGctatgatgttgttttgttgtgtgtatgttgcttttctgtgctgaggtgtttttttgcaccttgacactaggtattaatacacagtatgaagatgcctttttttccctcctccctccatcccagtgtcatccttcctctaaaaatggcgtccgtattaatggtgccatcggtgtgaaccggagtcaagttctctcgtctgatttatgtctgacttggcaataaagctttttctgattctgataactcCAATCTCTCCTTCATTGACATTTCCCATCCCAAAATGCCAAGGAAACATACAGCAGATGCAAATCATGGCGACATGGACACTATACTGTCGTCTTGCCTTTATGCTGACTCTGCAGGCAAAGCCCAGTCAAATGAAGCATGAAAAGGATGCTAATGCACAAGAATGGCAGAGACCCAATAGTCCTGCTTGATTCCTGCCACTACGCACACAGGTCCACAATTTTCTCCACAGTTTCAAAATGTAAAATCCACTGCAAGACACCACAAGATAAACAAAACACACTCACTGAGCATTACCCACGTTCTGGATCTGGTCAGGTTACGTCCAAGGGGAAGCATTAAATATTCAGGCACTGTTCAGGATCTGGTACCTCCGTTTGACCTGCATCTAAACTCAAATCTTCACTGATTTTGGTCTGAGATAAGTTTCCAGGGGTTTCCAGGGATTCTGTGTACATCCTTATTTTTTTGCACCCTGTTGTTGCCATTTATCCGGTTTATCCTTTGCACACTGCTGATGTTcatcttgtaattttgtaaatcCGTAATCTTGTTAATATATTTTCAAGTTTGCATGTCGTGGCTTGATTGTTTTCTGGTGTAAAGAATAAAACGATTGATTTCTATTAATgtcatgtttatttcatttcagtatAACAGTTGTCCAATATCATCCCCTTTTGTGCCATCACCTGGTAAAAGATCATTTGAGATTAAACAAGCAACATAGGGCAGAATTTGCATTAGAATTATGGACTTTTATACAAAGTGATGTCTTAAACAGTGTTTGCACTTTTTGGGGTTTGAAGAAGATATTTTACAGTAGATTCATGGAGATTGTTCTGAATAAACCAAATGATGCCCTAAGACagctttgatttatttatgaaaTTCATTTTATAATCATAAAACTAGTCTAAAAAACTAATCGTTGGATTAATCGACAAGGAAATAATGGTTAGTGGCAGCCCTACACCCGTGCGTTTAtattatgctcattttaaaatcaTCTTAATCTCTGATGCCTCTAGAGCTGCCTTGCACCAGCATTACACCGTAAACCTGGAATTATTTcagaaatacaaaaacagaaaaatcccAACAGGATCTTGGCCGTATTCCTGGAGGCTTATCAATGGAGGGATATAATGGAGAGATATAACGGTGATGATCACGCACCAattcctgctgctgctcagaaCCATTCATCTAAGACATAGAAAcctttttatcaacatttgctGTAAACAGATCCATCTAAGGAACAGAAAAACTAACGATGATTCCTACTTTTCTCTTCATATATGCCAACAATCAATGTTATCTTGACGTGATAATAATAGCGGAGATGGATCACGTTCTTTTTCTTACGCAGGATGCACTGAAGTGAActgatttctgtttttcttgCTCCGTCAGTGTGAGACAGAGCAGAAAGGAGTCAAACTGTAACTATAAGTGCAACTGTACCCACAATGTTTTCAGCAGATGCCAGCACGACACGCATCAGGccagaaaaactaaaacatcCACCAAGTCcctaaaatgaacttgcataattaatccatcagtgtctaacagactcgttaatatcttctgctgctggggcaatattggaccatcacttgctttctttctgttttttttttaaattgcgtggttgtgtgcttcattttcataagttagtaacactgcagagctaaaaacgagattgatagtgaccacaagtgttgggaaagataatacctagtgaaatccatcatgttgttctgatatgcatttgtagttattttatatgtattaagtaatagaataaatcaatacaaatagacacagagtaattccataaatgtataaaaaaaataaaaaaaacctttacattttcccctgaagccgaggtgtggcggctgcccctgatctaaatgacaatacaatttcattcaataccattccaccactgttttcatttgtaatattataagacagtgtgcttaaatcaggggtctccaaccctggtcctggagagcacctatccagcatgttttagatgtttcctgcttcagcacaccatgatacaaggagctgtgtcaacaacagaactgtccagaccttgatgacaagttaatgacgacccttgattagaatcaggtgtgttcatgcagggagacacctaaaacatgctggataggtggatccaggaccggagttggagacccctggcttaaatgttaaatgaatactgcattcaaacttacacattgcaGCAACTCTCTCCCGCGCCAATTctctcctttgctgctgcagctgttacTTTTTTgctgaaatatgctctcatactcaccATACGCACGTaataacacttctaactccagtggcgtgaagtatgtggatcttcagatgcaaactaatgtttcctcaaagggattttgtaaattgaaatgttaaataaagtttaaaaaaaaaaaagaaaaagtatgtggatcttttgttgtcgccggttgccatggtgaatcgttgaatcagggctctactgatgatggctttttaactccagcttaacaaactcagagttgattgaactaactcatatccgctgttctggaaccgaaaactcagagtttcctatCTCAGGATAAGTCAACTCGGAGTTGAGGTTTAAACTCGgactttgttgaacctgcttcctggaatacccctcaggtctaacctgaatatttggAGCATCCGGTCACATTGAAGATAATGTTATGATAATAAAATcacaggaaagaaagaaagcaagaaaagcGGGAAGAAAAAGGGTCCCTTTAAGCATGCTGACAGGGAGACCTGAAGCACCCAGTGTCAGAAGTTTAGCATCTCTTTTTGTAGTGGATATGATAAACGCTGCTCTGATGTGGAGCGGTTTGGCATCCTAGAGCGTCTGATGCATTTTAAATGAGACTCCCGGAAAGTGGAAGCCGACAGGCCTATGGGAGAGCAGCTTATCCAGTCCCAGGTGCTCATCACTCAACGCTTAAACACCCCCATGCTTTCTTTGGTACTAACCCTCTCCTTTTTTCTGCCTTTCTACCTCCATTTGTTCTACCTTTCAGTCATTTCTTAATAGATTTCACttgtgtctatatctatatatatgtgTCAGTATCACTTAAACTCTTCATTTCATTCTCTGCCcacctgtttttatttatctttggaCATCTCATTTCTGAATACTTCTGGTCGTGATGAAGccccagtttttctttt
Coding sequences within it:
- the LOC133440812 gene encoding protein O-linked-mannose beta-1,4-N-acetylglucosaminyltransferase 2 yields the protein MRAAVSGCRMSVGALLNGLLVSVVAALLWKYSKLLEHASQLEEELHMTQQSQELSQARIDYHVALQALQEHGTRMVCTGKMHTDRICRFDYLCYSSEAEEFVFFHSNSSVMLPNLGSRRFQPALLDLSSVEDHNTQYFNFLELPAAALKFMPKPVFVPDVTLILNRFNPDNLMHIFHDDLLPAFYTMKQYSDLNNEARLVFMEGWGEGPHFDLYRLLSSKQPLLKEQLRNFGKLMCFTKSYVGLSKMTTWYQYGFVQPQGPKANILVSGNEIRQFAMALMEKMNITTSQESEKEKDGGSAEQEKEREKSDEYIVVFSRSTTRLILNEAELIMAMAQEFQMRVVTVSLDEQSFPSIVQAVSGASMLVSMHGAQLITSLFLPRGAVVVELFPFAVNPEQYAPYKTLASLPGMDLHYVSWRNTEEENTVTHPDRPWEQGGIAHLGKDEQERILASKEVARHLCCRNPEWLFRIYQDTLVDVPSFLEVLRDGMKSKPSTKKNKAAGVVHPGRVREAQCHTSVQNTNEAKLTVAWHIPWNLKYLKVREVKYEVWIQEQGENTYMPYILPQQNYTFSENIKPFTTYLVWVRCIFNKSVLGPFADVLTCRT